The following are encoded in a window of Amaranthus tricolor cultivar Red isolate AtriRed21 chromosome 2, ASM2621246v1, whole genome shotgun sequence genomic DNA:
- the LOC130803605 gene encoding uncharacterized protein LOC130803605 produces MISHLSDCIEKGSFVGYGGLMRRIFKKFDVPVDGLQFPMGRNTKIGAKCLHNLYLKLNDEGILVHEMEEVVDIDLEEEKDEELKEKLVKEEKEQQSVPTATTKTAETREQGEVASKGESEEKEEALEDEDHHILGSDSNDEEIVIAMRKKADLIQRKSRRLASKRKAVMVDDITSHAIPKPSTNAPLSPKPATSPSHQIPSPPPSPIQFTPPPFQSQNSPGTGCANFGSVPAASLDSILSKL; encoded by the coding sequence atgatttctcatctATCGGACTGCATTGAAAAGGGGAGTTTTGTTGGATATGGAGGGCTAATGAGAcggattttcaaaaaatttgatgTACCTGTAGACGGTTTACAGTTTCCTATGGGTCGTAATACAAAAATAGGTGCCAAATGCTTACACAACCTATAcctaaaattaaatgatgaagggatACTGGTACATGAAATGGAGGAGGTTGTTGATATTGATTTGGAGGAAGAGAAGGATGaggaattaaaagaaaaattagttaAGGAGGAAAAGGAGCAGCAGTCTGTTCCCACTGCAACCACTAAAACAGCAGAAACTAGGGAACAGGGAGAAGTAGCTAGTAAGGGGGAAtcagaagaaaaagaagaagctTTGGAGGATGAGGATCATCACATTCTTGGTAGTGATTCAAATGATGAGGAGATTGTGATAGCTATGAGGAAGAAGGCTGATTTAATACAGAGGAAAAGTAGAAGGTTAGCTTCTAAACGTAAAGCTGTTATGGTTGATGACATCACATCTCACGCCATCCCTAAGCCTTCAACAAATGCACCtctctctcccaagccagccacaTCACCatcacatcaaattccatcaccaccaccatcacctatacaGTTTACACCACCACCTTTTCAATCACAAAATTCACCAGGTACTGGCTGTGCTAACTTTGgttctgttcctgcagcttctttagACTCCATACTATCTAAGCTCTAA